One window from the genome of Cherax quadricarinatus isolate ZL_2023a chromosome 14, ASM3850222v1, whole genome shotgun sequence encodes:
- the LOC128699405 gene encoding putative uncharacterized protein DDB_G0286901: MRIITYIIFATLLGASLGIQLNYLAPTNGFNGNGGNGNGYRNGNEGHSNGNGGYTNGNGIGTGGYSNGNGAFPNGNGNGGQINGNGGYANGNGGFSNGFNGNGAVANGYSNENGFTNGNGGYSNGNGNGYVNGGINGNGNGVTNGNGYGNGGYSNGVANGNGLEDPITALANAVRGEPGVDYPILAYVPDTGFTCGGQIPGYYADTALEAGCQVFHICQADGRSDSLLCPNGTIFNQQYFVCDWWYNFDCSTAQQFYGLNAQIGVVSGNGNGYSNGVVNGIINGNGIYANRLNGNGALNGNGFTTIGNRYSNGVNGNGLASVNGNGYSNGNGYSNGIGNGNGNGNGVNGNGYTNGNGYTNGNGLINGNGNGYTNGNGYTNGNGVINGNGYTNGNGINGNIYRNGNGVNGNGYTNGNGLINGNGNGFINGNGYTNGNGLTNGNGVNGNGYSNGNGVSGNGHANGNGVNGNGYTNGNGVNGNGFINGNGVNGNGLTNGNGVNGNGLTISAPASPSGLYQTPVF; this comes from the exons ATGAGGattataacatatataatatttgCAA CTCTTCTTGGAGCATCACTGGGGATACAGCTGAATTACTTGGCACCTACAAATGGATTTAACGGCAATGGAGGCAATGGCAATGGATACAGAAACGGTAATGAAGGCCACagtaatggtaatggtggttaCACTAATGGCAACGGAATTGGCACCGGTGGTTACTCAAATGGAAATGGCGCATTCCCAAATGGAAACGGCAACGGAGGTCAAATAAATGGTAACGGTGGTTACGCAAATGGAAATGGAGGCTTTTCCAACGGATTTAACGGAAATGGAGCAGTTGCTAATGGATATTCAAATGAAAATGGATTCACAAACGGAAATGGTGGTTATTCCAACGGAAATGGCAATGGATATGTCAATGGTGGAATTAATGGAAATGGTAATGGTGTAACCAATGGGAATGGCTATGGAAATGGTGGATACAGCAACGGAGTGGCTAACGGAAACGGACTGGAGGATCCCATCACCGCCCTGGCTAATGCTGTAAGAGGTGAACCCGGCGTGGACTATCCCATCCTGGCTTACGTACCCGACACAGGATTTACCTGCGGTGGACAGATCCCTGGATACTACGCTGATACTGCCCTAGAGGCCGgctgtcag GTGTTCCACATCTGTCAGGCAGATGGCAGGAGCGACTCTCTCCTGTGTCCCAACGGTACCATCTTCAACCAGCAGTACTTCGTGTGTGATTGGTGGTACAACTTCGACTGTTCCACCGCCCAGCAGTTCTATGGTCTCAACGCTCAGATCGGAGTCGTCAGTGGTAATGGTAATGGATACTCCAACGGCGTCGTTAATGGTATTATTAATGGTAATGGAATTTACGCCAACAGATTAAACGGAAATGGTGCACTTAATGGAAATGGATTCACTACCATTGGAAATAGATACAGCAATGGCGTTAATGGAAATGGTTTAGCCTCTGTTAATGGCAATGGCTACTCAAATGGTAATGGATATTCAAATGGAATTGGCAACGGTAACGGAAatggcaatggagttaatggaaATGGTTACACTAATGGAAATGGGTACACCAATGGAAATGGCTTAATTAATGGCAACGGTAATGGTTACACAAATGGCAATGGTTACACTAATGGTAATGGCGTAATTAATGGTAATGGTTATACAAATGGCAATGGAATTAACGGAAATATATACAGAAACGGTAATGGGGTTAATGGCAATGGATACACAAATGGTAATGGTTTAATTAATGGCAATGGAAATGGTTTTATCAATGGCAATGGCTACACAAacggtaatggcttgacaaaTGGCAATGGGGTCAACGGAAATGGATACAGCAATGGTAATGGAGTCAGTGGTAATGGTCACGCAAACGGTAATGGAGTCAATGGAAATGGTTACACAAACGGTAATGGAGTCAACGGAAATGGTTTCATAAACGGTAATGGAGTCAACGGAAATGGTTTAACGAACGGCAACGGAGTTAACGGTAATGGGTTAACCATATCAGCACCAGCGTCTCCCTCCGGCCTGTACCAAACACCGGTCTTCTAG